In one Moritella sp. 5 genomic region, the following are encoded:
- the oxyR gene encoding DNA-binding transcriptional regulator OxyR, protein MNLRDLEYLVALQELKHFRKAAEKCFVSQPTLSGQIRKLEDELDVILIERTSRKVLFTPAGDQIADQARTVLLESKAIKEIAKSYASPTAGAIHIGLIPTVAPYLLPLIVPSMKKKFPDLDMFLHENQTNELLKQLDEGELDCLLLAYLPGMEKYGHIELYKEPLELIVPSSHRFKGRDRVDLSELRGEHILMLEDGHCLRDQAMDYCFTAGATEDPSFKATSLETLRHMIAAEAGITLLPHLAIPRNRFTEGVEYIKLTEPEPIRRIVLLYRKGSVRRPCFNDIAQVINKQVTATIA, encoded by the coding sequence ATGAACTTAAGAGATTTAGAATATCTTGTCGCGCTACAAGAGTTAAAGCACTTTAGAAAAGCCGCTGAAAAATGCTTTGTTAGTCAACCTACACTCAGTGGCCAGATCCGAAAGTTAGAAGATGAGTTGGATGTTATTTTAATTGAGCGTACATCAAGAAAGGTATTGTTTACGCCTGCTGGAGATCAAATTGCGGATCAAGCTCGTACGGTATTATTAGAATCGAAAGCCATTAAAGAAATAGCGAAGAGCTATGCCAGCCCGACCGCAGGGGCCATTCATATAGGCTTGATTCCAACCGTTGCACCGTATTTATTACCGCTAATCGTACCGTCGATGAAGAAGAAATTTCCAGATTTGGATATGTTTTTACATGAAAATCAAACGAATGAATTATTAAAACAACTTGATGAAGGCGAGTTGGATTGTTTGTTATTGGCTTATTTACCGGGTATGGAAAAGTACGGTCATATTGAGTTATATAAAGAACCATTAGAGCTTATTGTTCCAAGTTCACATCGCTTTAAGGGTCGTGACCGTGTTGATTTATCGGAGCTACGTGGTGAGCATATTTTAATGTTGGAAGATGGTCATTGTTTACGTGATCAGGCTATGGACTATTGCTTTACCGCAGGCGCAACAGAAGACCCGAGTTTTAAAGCGACAAGTTTGGAAACGTTGCGTCACATGATTGCAGCAGAAGCTGGGATTACTTTATTACCGCATCTTGCGATACCTCGCAACCGCTTTACCGAAGGTGTTGAATATATAAAATTGACTGAACCTGAGCCTATTCGACGTATTGTTTTATTATACCGTAAGGGCTCGGTAAGACGCCCTTGTTTTAACGATATTGCGCAAGTGATTAATAAACAAGTGACTGCAACCATCGCTTAA
- a CDS encoding DUF1566 domain-containing protein, whose protein sequence is MRLKKLSFLTILLLSLGLTGCGSDNLDAATSGSGNTNNGTDSGDNGDSSGDTDNGSNEDTVYTASGNLLPKIIQRGQTFTFNYYLDKTPDAAVIYDIDIVGTAIQGINQDYTINNASTLTFAKGSTTTSLTITTYQKDDVYDARTLSLTFTGNTGEPAIINLLISGNVYLNDTGISDYSDGSDFNLGAQPGGAPALQDAAYGLDVIINPNALANAGGDTQDPSSIFYKNSRDIDTSNPEYKGKAGFRFVKIANNGMPVIATSHNYSCVKDEITGLLWQVKSTTNTLTNSEVDPSLPAKYQMTEERRYNAANFSYPWEASTLSGIGPGWHHGSANNNNNSFTTNTDPAGFANSICGYNSSYGDRELPLYCASGSYANETNFLKVCGKSNWVIPTVEQLRSIMNYGKVSDYSTIATKKHALDKTFFDCATEDCVINNNGENGSVYWTSSSVKDSEGLAWCVNLQSGNVQTCNKQEYHKVLVVSSNVPSEFFNPVADDSEDTE, encoded by the coding sequence ATGCGCTTAAAAAAGTTAAGTTTCTTAACTATTTTACTGCTATCTCTCGGCTTAACTGGCTGTGGTAGTGATAACTTAGACGCAGCCACAAGTGGCTCTGGTAATACTAATAATGGTACAGACTCCGGTGATAATGGAGACTCCAGTGGCGATACTGATAACGGTAGTAACGAAGATACCGTTTACACTGCCAGTGGTAATTTATTACCTAAAATTATCCAACGTGGACAAACATTTACTTTCAACTATTACTTAGATAAAACACCTGACGCTGCCGTTATTTACGATATTGACATTGTCGGCACCGCTATCCAAGGTATAAACCAAGATTACACCATCAATAATGCTTCAACCCTCACCTTTGCTAAAGGCTCGACGACAACAAGTCTAACTATCACCACCTATCAAAAAGATGATGTATATGATGCACGAACACTGTCATTAACGTTTACTGGCAATACCGGTGAGCCAGCAATAATTAATCTGCTCATCTCGGGTAATGTTTATCTTAATGATACTGGTATAAGCGATTATTCCGACGGTAGTGACTTCAACCTAGGAGCACAACCAGGCGGCGCTCCTGCCTTACAAGATGCGGCATATGGACTGGATGTCATCATCAATCCTAATGCGTTAGCAAATGCCGGTGGTGATACTCAGGATCCCAGTAGTATTTTTTACAAAAATAGCCGAGATATTGATACTTCAAATCCAGAATATAAAGGCAAAGCTGGGTTTAGATTTGTAAAAATAGCTAACAACGGTATGCCAGTGATCGCAACTAGTCATAATTATAGCTGTGTCAAAGATGAGATCACGGGATTACTTTGGCAAGTGAAGTCCACGACGAATACGCTCACGAATAGCGAGGTTGACCCATCTCTCCCTGCAAAATATCAAATGACAGAAGAGCGTCGTTACAATGCTGCCAATTTTAGCTACCCATGGGAAGCATCCACATTATCAGGCATTGGACCTGGCTGGCATCATGGTTCAGCAAACAATAACAACAACAGCTTTACAACCAATACCGATCCAGCAGGATTTGCCAATAGCATCTGCGGCTACAACAGCAGCTATGGTGATCGTGAACTTCCATTATATTGTGCATCTGGTAGTTATGCGAATGAAACGAACTTTTTAAAAGTATGCGGAAAGAGTAACTGGGTAATACCCACTGTAGAACAGCTACGCAGTATTATGAACTATGGGAAAGTGAGTGATTACAGCACTATAGCTACCAAAAAACATGCACTCGATAAAACCTTCTTTGATTGCGCGACTGAAGATTGTGTGATTAATAATAACGGCGAAAATGGCTCTGTTTACTGGACCAGCTCATCAGTTAAGGATTCAGAAGGTCTGGCTTGGTGTGTCAATTTACAAAGCGGTAATGTGCAAACCTGCAATAAGCAGGAATATCATAAAGTGCTTGTTGTTAGCAGTAATGTCCCGAGTGAATTCTTTAATCCAGTCGCTGATGACAGCGAAGACACAGAATGA